CCGCGCTGGTGATCGAGAACGGCGTGGTGAAAGGCGTGACGACCGGCGATCTCGGCGTCGCCAAAGACGGCCATCACAAGGACGGCTTCACCCCGGGGATGAACATCCTGGGCAAGTACACCTTGTTTGCGGAAGGCGCGCGCGGCTCGCTGACCAAGCAGCTCCTCAACATCTTCAAGCTCACCGAGGGTCGCGACTTCCAGAAGTTCGGCATCGGCGTCAAGGAATTGTGGGAGCTCGCGCCCGGCAAGCACAAGAAGGGCCTGGTGCTGCACACCGCGGGCTGGCCGCTCGACAACCGCACCGGCGGCGGCGTGTTCATGTATCACTGGGGCGACAATCTGTGCTCCATCGGCTTCGTGGTGCATCTCAACTACTGGAACCCCTACACCTCGCCCTTCGACGAGATGCAGCGGGTCAAGCACCATCATGTGCTCAAGCAATATCTCGAGGGCGGCAAGCGCATCGGCTATGGCGCCCGCGCCATCACCGAAGGCGGGCTGCAATCGGTGCCCAAGCTGGCCTTCCCGGGCGGGGCGCTGGTCGGCTGCGCCGCCGGCTTCGTCAACGTGCCGCGCATCAAGGGCAGCCACAATGCGATCCTCACCGGCATGATGGCGGCAGACGCGGTGGCGGCGGCGCTCAAGGACGGCCGGGCCGGCGACACGGTCGATGCCTATGAAGAGGCCTATCGCGCGAGCGGCGTCTACAAGGACCTCAAACGGGTACGGAACGTTAAGCCCCTGTGGTCCAAATTCGGCACGATCTTCGGCCTGTTGCCCTTGGGCGGTATCGACATGTGGTTCAACCAGCTCTTCGGGTTCTCGCCCTTCGGCACGCTCAAGCACGGCAAGCCGGACTATGCGACGCTGGTGCATGCCTCCAAGGGCAAGAAGATCGCCTATCCCAAGCCGGACGGCGTGATCAGCTTCGACAAATTGTCGTCGGTCTTCCTCTCCAATACCAATCACGAAGAAGACCAGCCGGTTCACCTGAAATTGACCGACCCGAGCATCCCGATAAGGGTAAACCTTCCCGAGTACGACGAGCCGGCGCAGCGTTATTGCCCGGCCGGCGTCTACGAAGTGGTGCAGGAGGCGAGCGGACCGC
The nucleotide sequence above comes from Rhizomicrobium sp.. Encoded proteins:
- a CDS encoding electron transfer flavoprotein-ubiquinone oxidoreductase, with the protein product MAEPEPIQRESMEYDVVIVGGGPAGLASAIRLKQINPDITVCLLEKGSEIGAHILSGAVIDPVGLNALIPDWKEKGAPLDTPVSDDRFYILGPAGSIRIPDFIFPPFMSNHGNYIASLSNLTKWLGAQAEALGVEIYPGFPAAALVIENGVVKGVTTGDLGVAKDGHHKDGFTPGMNILGKYTLFAEGARGSLTKQLLNIFKLTEGRDFQKFGIGVKELWELAPGKHKKGLVLHTAGWPLDNRTGGGVFMYHWGDNLCSIGFVVHLNYWNPYTSPFDEMQRVKHHHVLKQYLEGGKRIGYGARAITEGGLQSVPKLAFPGGALVGCAAGFVNVPRIKGSHNAILTGMMAADAVAAALKDGRAGDTVDAYEEAYRASGVYKDLKRVRNVKPLWSKFGTIFGLLPLGGIDMWFNQLFGFSPFGTLKHGKPDYATLVHASKGKKIAYPKPDGVISFDKLSSVFLSNTNHEEDQPVHLKLTDPSIPIRVNLPEYDEPAQRYCPAGVYEVVQEASGPRFQINAQNCVHCKTCDIKDPAQNINWVTPEGGGGPNYPNM